A genomic window from Phycisphaerae bacterium includes:
- a CDS encoding LexA family transcriptional regulator, with translation MPADANKPPADLIQRLKELRIRHYGPRGKRRFAAALGIPLSTYCTYETDRQPPPALLVKVAELTGCDLNWLLTGDLAYRRTPALDPDEQAIVQRLARLIAGRPEARQAVEALADLLAEGRQARQQANPHPQPSNRAIPVIGRAAAGKIDFWPNVVDAEDLPDLAHLAHQASDRSAGHLIPSECLSSPLPEPHQADVTIVELADPLQMGQLPVDGVILTKNSTWNLKSVAVRIDGDSMADLLRDGDYVIADPEQPPAAGQPALVMVAGQIGATCKVYIDDGDTVRLVSHNEAYPSTIVRKDQIRFAWRILAAVRRKKP, from the coding sequence ATGCCCGCTGATGCCAACAAACCACCCGCTGACCTGATCCAGCGACTCAAGGAGTTGCGGATCCGCCACTACGGCCCCCGCGGCAAGCGCCGCTTCGCCGCCGCCCTCGGCATCCCCCTGAGCACCTACTGCACCTACGAGACCGATCGCCAACCGCCTCCCGCGCTGCTGGTCAAAGTGGCCGAGCTCACCGGCTGCGACCTGAACTGGCTGCTCACCGGCGATCTCGCCTACCGACGCACCCCCGCCCTTGATCCCGATGAGCAGGCCATCGTCCAGCGCCTCGCCCGCCTGATCGCTGGCCGCCCCGAGGCCCGACAGGCCGTCGAGGCCCTCGCCGACCTCCTCGCCGAAGGCCGCCAGGCTCGCCAGCAGGCCAACCCGCATCCCCAGCCGTCGAACCGCGCTATTCCCGTCATCGGTCGCGCCGCCGCCGGCAAAATCGACTTCTGGCCCAACGTCGTCGATGCCGAAGACCTGCCCGACCTGGCCCACCTGGCCCACCAGGCCTCCGACCGCTCAGCGGGCCACCTCATTCCCTCCGAATGCCTCTCCAGCCCCCTGCCCGAACCGCATCAGGCCGATGTCACCATCGTCGAGCTCGCCGACCCCCTGCAAATGGGCCAATTGCCGGTCGATGGGGTGATTTTGACGAAAAATTCCACGTGGAACCTAAAGTCGGTCGCGGTTCGGATCGATGGGGACAGCATGGCCGACCTGCTGCGGGATGGCGACTATGTGATCGCCGACCCCGAGCAACCCCCGGCCGCAGGGCAGCCGGCCCTCGTCATGGTGGCCGGACAGATCGGAGCAACGTGCAAGGTCTACATCGACGATGGCGATACCGTCCGCTTGGTGTCACACAATGAGGCATACCCCTCCACCATAGTGCGAAAAGACCAAATACGCTTCGCATGGCGGATCCTGGCCGCGGTGCGACGCAAAAAGCCGTAG